One genomic segment of Pseudomonas sp. p1(2021b) includes these proteins:
- a CDS encoding putative bifunctional diguanylate cyclase/phosphodiesterase: protein MKLEFRNSLSVKLLRVVLLSALAVGVVLSCAQIVYDAYKTRQSVNNDAQRILDMFRDPSTQAVYSLDREMGMQVMEGLFQDESVRIASIGHPNETMLAEKSRPLQDTPVRWLTDLILGQERTFTTQLVGRGPYSEYYGDLSITLDTADYGEGFLVNAVIIFISGVLRALAMGLVLYLVYHWLLTRPLSKIIEHLTQINPDRPSQHQIPLLKGHEKNELGQWVNTANQLLASIERNTHLRHEAENSLQRMAQYDFLTGLPNRQQLQQQLDKILVDGGRLQRRVAVLCVGLDDFKGINEQFTYQVGDQLLLALADRLRAHSGRLGALARLGGDQFALVQADIDQPYEAAELAQSILDDLEVPFAVDHQHIRLRATIGITLFPEDGDSTEKLLQKAEQTMTLAKARSRNRYQFYIASVDSEMRRRRELEKDLREALPRNQLYLVYQPQISYRDHRVVGVEALLRWQHAELGMVPPDQFIPLAEQNGSIVAIGEWVLDQACRQLREWHDQGFTELRMAVNLSTVQLHHSELPRVVNNLLQIYRLPPRSLELEVTETGLMEDISTAAQHLLSLRRSGALIAIDDFGTGYSSLSYLKSLPLDKIKIDKSFVQDLLDDDDDATIVRAIIQLGKSLGMQVIAEGVESAEQEAYIIAQGCHEGQGYHYSKPLNARELTAFLKHAQRNQATVT from the coding sequence TTGAAGCTGGAATTTCGGAACAGCTTATCGGTCAAGTTGCTCAGGGTCGTCCTGCTCTCGGCGCTGGCCGTCGGTGTCGTTCTCAGCTGCGCGCAGATCGTCTACGACGCCTACAAGACCCGCCAATCGGTCAACAACGACGCCCAACGCATCCTTGACATGTTCCGCGACCCGTCCACCCAGGCCGTCTACAGCCTGGACCGGGAAATGGGCATGCAGGTCATGGAAGGTTTATTCCAGGACGAGTCCGTGCGCATCGCCTCCATCGGCCACCCCAACGAAACCATGCTGGCGGAAAAGTCCCGCCCGCTGCAGGACACGCCCGTGCGCTGGCTGACCGACCTGATCCTCGGCCAGGAGCGCACCTTCACCACCCAGTTGGTCGGCCGTGGCCCCTACAGCGAATACTACGGCGACCTGAGCATCACCCTGGACACCGCCGACTATGGCGAGGGTTTCCTGGTCAATGCCGTGATCATCTTCATTTCCGGCGTACTGCGCGCGCTGGCCATGGGCCTGGTGCTGTACCTGGTGTACCACTGGCTGCTGACCCGACCGCTGTCGAAGATCATCGAACACCTCACCCAGATCAATCCCGACCGCCCCAGCCAGCACCAGATCCCGTTGCTCAAAGGCCACGAAAAGAACGAACTGGGCCAGTGGGTCAACACTGCCAACCAGTTGCTGGCCTCCATCGAACGCAATACCCACCTGCGCCACGAGGCCGAGAACAGCCTGCAACGCATGGCCCAGTACGACTTCCTCACCGGCCTGCCCAACCGCCAGCAATTGCAACAGCAGCTGGACAAGATCCTCGTCGACGGCGGGCGTCTGCAACGCCGGGTCGCCGTGCTGTGCGTAGGCCTGGACGACTTCAAGGGCATCAACGAACAGTTCACCTACCAGGTCGGTGACCAGCTGCTGTTGGCACTGGCCGACCGCCTGCGCGCCCACAGCGGCCGCCTGGGTGCCCTGGCGCGGCTCGGGGGCGATCAGTTCGCCCTGGTCCAGGCCGACATCGACCAACCCTACGAAGCCGCCGAACTGGCCCAGAGCATCCTCGACGACCTGGAGGTCCCCTTCGCCGTCGACCACCAGCACATTCGCCTGCGCGCCACCATCGGCATCACGCTGTTCCCCGAGGATGGCGACAGCACCGAAAAACTGCTGCAAAAGGCCGAGCAGACCATGACCCTGGCCAAGGCCCGTTCGCGCAATCGCTACCAGTTCTACATCGCCAGCGTGGACAGCGAGATGCGCCGTCGTCGCGAGCTGGAAAAGGACCTGCGCGAAGCCCTGCCACGCAACCAGCTGTACCTGGTGTACCAGCCGCAGATCAGCTATCGCGACCATCGTGTGGTGGGCGTCGAGGCGCTGCTGCGCTGGCAGCACGCGGAGCTGGGCATGGTCCCACCCGACCAGTTCATCCCCCTGGCCGAGCAGAACGGCAGCATCGTCGCCATTGGTGAATGGGTACTCGACCAGGCCTGCCGCCAGTTGCGCGAATGGCATGACCAGGGTTTTACCGAGCTGCGCATGGCGGTCAACCTCTCGACCGTGCAACTGCACCACAGCGAACTGCCGCGGGTGGTCAACAATCTGCTGCAGATCTACCGCCTGCCACCCCGCAGCCTGGAGCTGGAGGTGACCGAGACCGGCCTGATGGAAGACATCAGCACCGCCGCCCAGCACCTGCTGAGCCTGCGCCGCTCCGGGGCACTGATCGCCATCGACGACTTCGGTACCGGCTATTCCTCGCTCAGCTACCTGAAGTCGCTGCCGCTGGACAAGATCAAGATCGACAAGAGTTTCGTCCAGGACCTGCTCGACGACGATGACGACGCCACCATCGTGCGGGCCATCATCCAGCTGGGCAAGAGCCTGGGCATGCAGGTGATCGCCGAGGGCGTGGAGTCGGCCGAGCAGGAGGCGTACATCATCGCCCAGGGTTGCCACGAAGGTCAGGGCTACCACTACAGCAAGCCCTTGAACGCCCGCGAGCTGACCGCCTTCCTCAAACATGCGCAACGCAACCAGGCCACGGTGACGTAG
- a CDS encoding superoxide dismutase — MAFELPPLPYAHDALQPHISKETLEYHHDKHHNTYVVNLNNLVPGTEFEGKTLEEIVKTSSGGIFNNAAQVWNHTFYWNCLSPNGGGQPTGALADAITKAFGSFDKFKEEFTKTSVGTFGSGWGWLVKKADGSLALASTIGAGNPLTSGDTPLLTCDVWEHAYYIDYRNLRPKYVEAFWQLVNWDFVAQQFEGNTFKA, encoded by the coding sequence ATGGCTTTTGAATTGCCGCCGCTGCCATACGCCCACGATGCCCTGCAGCCGCACATCTCCAAGGAAACCCTGGAGTATCACCACGACAAGCACCACAACACCTATGTCGTGAACCTGAACAACCTGGTCCCAGGCACCGAATTCGAAGGCAAGACCCTGGAAGAGATCGTCAAGACCTCTTCGGGTGGCATCTTCAACAACGCCGCACAAGTCTGGAACCACACCTTCTACTGGAACTGCCTGTCGCCGAACGGCGGTGGCCAGCCGACCGGCGCCCTGGCCGATGCCATCACCAAGGCTTTCGGTTCCTTCGACAAGTTCAAGGAAGAGTTCACCAAGACCTCCGTCGGCACCTTCGGCTCCGGCTGGGGCTGGCTGGTGAAGAAGGCCGACGGCTCCCTGGCCCTGGCCAGCACCATCGGCGCCGGCAACCCGCTGACCAGCGGCGACACCCCGCTGCTGACCTGCGACGTCTGGGAACACGCCTACTACATCGACTACCGCAACCTGCGTCCGAAGTACGTCGAGGCGTTCTGGCAGCTGGTCAACTGGGACTTCGTTGCCCAGCAGTTCGAAGGCAACACCTTCAAGGCCTGA
- a CDS encoding LysE/ArgO family amino acid transporter has translation MWQSYLNGMLVAFGLIMAIGAQNAFVLAQSLRREHHLPVAALCILCDAILVAAGVFGLATVLAHNPTLLAVARWGGAVFLIWYGAKALRSACSKQSLQHQEGQGMRSRRAVLLSALAVTLLNPHVYLDTVLLIGSLGAQQTVPGAYVAGAASASLVWFSTLALGAAWLAPWLARPTTWRLLDLMVAVMMFAVAAQLIFN, from the coding sequence ATGTGGCAAAGCTATCTGAACGGCATGCTGGTGGCCTTCGGCCTGATCATGGCCATCGGCGCGCAGAACGCCTTCGTCCTGGCCCAGAGCCTGCGCCGTGAACATCACCTGCCGGTGGCCGCGTTGTGCATCCTCTGCGATGCCATCCTGGTCGCCGCCGGGGTGTTCGGCCTGGCCACGGTGCTGGCCCACAACCCGACATTGCTGGCGGTGGCCCGCTGGGGTGGCGCGGTGTTCCTGATCTGGTACGGCGCCAAGGCCCTGCGCAGCGCCTGCTCCAAGCAAAGCTTGCAGCACCAGGAAGGCCAAGGCATGCGCTCGCGCCGTGCGGTGCTGCTCAGCGCCCTGGCGGTGACCCTGCTCAACCCGCACGTCTACCTGGACACCGTGCTGCTGATCGGCTCGCTGGGTGCCCAGCAGACCGTGCCGGGCGCCTACGTGGCCGGCGCCGCCAGTGCCTCGCTGGTCTGGTTCTCGACCCTGGCCCTCGGCGCGGCCTGGCTGGCGCCCTGGCTGGCCCGCCCGACCACCTGGCGCCTGCTCGACCTGATGGTGGCGGTGATGATGTTCGCGGTGGCGGCGCAGTTGATCTTCAACTGA
- a CDS encoding LysR family transcriptional regulator ArgP, with translation MFDYKLLAALAAVIEQGGFERAAQVLGLSQSAISQRIKLLEARVGQPVLVRATPPSPTEVGRQLLNHVQQVRLLERDLQRQVPALDEEGMPERLRIALNADSLATWWAGAVGDFCAGQQVLLDLVVEDQEVGLKRMRAGEVAACLCGSERPVAGARSLPLGAMRYRALASPAFMARHFAQGFEARRLARIPAVVYGPDDFLQHRYLASLGIQDGFLHHLCPSSEGFLRMTEAGLGWGLVPELQAQEQLATGQLVEICADTPIDVPLYWHHWRNGGQLLAQLTEHLRQTAPGWLVPL, from the coding sequence ATGTTCGACTACAAGCTGCTCGCCGCCCTCGCCGCAGTCATCGAACAAGGCGGTTTCGAGCGCGCGGCGCAGGTCCTGGGCCTGTCGCAGTCGGCCATTTCCCAGCGCATCAAGTTGCTCGAGGCGCGGGTCGGGCAACCGGTGCTGGTGCGTGCCACGCCACCCAGCCCCACCGAGGTGGGGCGCCAACTGCTCAACCATGTGCAGCAGGTGCGCTTGCTCGAGCGCGACTTGCAGCGCCAGGTGCCGGCGCTGGACGAAGAGGGCATGCCGGAACGCCTGCGCATCGCCTTGAACGCCGACAGCCTGGCCACTTGGTGGGCCGGCGCGGTGGGCGACTTCTGCGCCGGCCAGCAGGTGCTGCTGGACTTGGTGGTAGAAGACCAGGAGGTTGGCCTCAAGCGCATGCGCGCAGGCGAGGTAGCTGCCTGCCTGTGCGGCAGCGAGCGGCCGGTGGCCGGGGCGCGCAGCCTGCCGTTAGGGGCGATGCGCTACCGAGCGTTGGCCAGCCCGGCATTCATGGCGCGGCACTTTGCCCAGGGCTTCGAAGCCCGGCGCCTGGCTCGCATCCCGGCGGTGGTGTACGGGCCGGACGATTTCCTGCAGCACCGCTATCTGGCGTCCCTGGGGATCCAGGATGGTTTCCTGCACCACCTGTGCCCTTCCTCGGAAGGCTTCCTGCGTATGACCGAGGCCGGCCTGGGCTGGGGGCTGGTGCCGGAGTTGCAGGCCCAGGAGCAACTGGCGACGGGCCAATTGGTGGAAATCTGCGCTGATACCCCCATCGATGTGCCGCTGTACTGGCATCATTGGCGTAACGGCGGGCAATTGCTCGCCCAGTTGACGGAGCACCTGCGCCAGACGGCGCCAGGCTGGCTGGTGCCCTTGTAG
- a CDS encoding NAD-dependent epimerase/dehydratase family protein, which translates to MRILVTGASGFIGGRFARFALEQGLDVRVNGRRAEGVEHLVKRGAEFMPGDLTDAELARRLCQGIDAVVHCAGAVGHWGRYQDFHQGNVVVTENVVEGCLKARVRRLVHLSSPSIYFNGRSRLDIREDQVPRRLHDHYATTKHLAEQKAFGAQEFGLEVLALRPRFVTGAGDAGIFPRLMQMQRKGRLAIIGNGLNKADFTSVHNLNEALLSALFADEQALGQAYNISNGHPLPVWDVVNYVMRQMQLPPVTRYRAPGLAYSLGALNEAACLLWPGRPEPTLSRLGAQVMSKDFTLDISRARQYLDYRPKVSLWTALDEFCAWWKAQPGIG; encoded by the coding sequence ATGCGAATTCTGGTCACCGGCGCGAGCGGCTTCATTGGCGGACGCTTTGCGCGTTTCGCTCTGGAGCAGGGCCTGGACGTACGGGTCAATGGCCGGCGTGCCGAGGGCGTGGAGCACCTGGTCAAGCGTGGCGCCGAGTTCATGCCGGGCGACCTGACCGATGCCGAGCTGGCCCGGCGCCTGTGCCAGGGCATCGATGCCGTGGTGCATTGCGCGGGCGCGGTCGGGCACTGGGGGCGTTACCAGGACTTCCATCAGGGCAACGTGGTGGTCACCGAGAACGTGGTGGAGGGTTGCCTGAAGGCGCGTGTACGCCGCCTGGTACATCTGTCGTCGCCATCGATCTATTTCAATGGCCGTTCGCGCCTGGATATTCGTGAGGACCAGGTGCCGCGTCGCTTGCATGACCATTATGCGACGACCAAGCATCTGGCCGAGCAGAAGGCCTTCGGTGCCCAGGAGTTCGGCCTGGAGGTGCTGGCCCTGCGGCCACGCTTCGTCACCGGGGCAGGCGATGCCGGTATCTTCCCGCGCTTGATGCAGATGCAGCGCAAGGGGCGCCTGGCAATCATCGGCAATGGCCTGAACAAGGCCGACTTCACCAGTGTGCACAACCTCAACGAGGCCCTGCTCAGCGCCCTGTTCGCCGATGAGCAGGCCCTCGGCCAGGCCTACAACATCAGCAACGGCCACCCCTTGCCGGTGTGGGACGTGGTCAACTATGTGATGCGTCAGATGCAGTTGCCTCCGGTCACCCGCTACCGTGCCCCAGGGCTGGCCTACAGCCTGGGCGCGCTGAACGAAGCGGCCTGCCTGCTCTGGCCCGGGCGCCCCGAGCCGACGCTATCGCGCCTGGGCGCGCAGGTGATGAGCAAGGATTTTACCCTGGACATCAGCCGCGCCCGGCAGTACCTGGACTACCGCCCGAAGGTCAGCCTGTGGACTGCACTGGATGAATTCTGTGCCTGGTGGAAGGCTCAGCCGGGTATCGGGTGA
- a CDS encoding ATPase encodes MRNNVHDDFDDVPVLRAGTPDDDELLPARVARSREKAARPASNGPLWALLGASFIALAGLGWWSFQQISLMEQQLVATQESFARISEEAAGRLQAISGKVDATESSASTGSEALKLQIRKLQASLAEARAQQQGVAGQTGDLGKRLEKVLADARAQQDAMAQQQKTITALQGQLEAQLKAVNGELAALKSGQVDGGRIDAQLKSLGNEVAALKKQGNPNTAIQSLEQDILVLKSQLDNRPAPAAGGASVQEFDAFRGQTTRSLNTLQSQIQNLQQQINARP; translated from the coding sequence ATGCGTAACAATGTCCACGACGATTTCGACGACGTGCCTGTCCTGCGCGCCGGCACTCCTGACGATGACGAGCTGTTGCCCGCACGGGTGGCGCGCAGCCGCGAGAAGGCGGCGCGCCCGGCCAGCAACGGGCCGCTGTGGGCCTTGCTCGGCGCCTCGTTCATTGCCCTGGCGGGCCTGGGTTGGTGGAGTTTCCAGCAGATCTCGCTGATGGAGCAGCAGTTGGTGGCGACCCAGGAAAGCTTCGCGCGCATCAGTGAGGAGGCCGCCGGGCGCCTGCAGGCGATCAGTGGCAAGGTCGACGCCACCGAGTCCAGCGCCAGTACCGGCAGCGAAGCGTTGAAGCTGCAGATTCGCAAGCTGCAGGCCAGCCTGGCCGAGGCACGTGCCCAGCAACAGGGCGTGGCCGGGCAGACCGGCGATCTGGGCAAGCGTTTGGAAAAAGTGCTGGCCGATGCCCGCGCGCAACAAGACGCCATGGCGCAGCAGCAAAAGACCATCACGGCTCTGCAAGGCCAGCTGGAGGCCCAGCTCAAGGCGGTCAATGGCGAGCTGGCAGCCCTCAAGTCGGGGCAGGTGGATGGGGGCAGGATCGATGCCCAGCTCAAGAGCCTGGGCAACGAGGTGGCGGCGCTGAAGAAACAGGGCAATCCGAACACGGCGATCCAGAGCCTGGAACAGGACATCCTGGTGCTCAAGAGCCAGCTCGACAACCGCCCGGCTCCGGCTGCCGGCGGTGCCTCGGTGCAGGAGTTCGATGCGTTCCGCGGGCAGACCACCCGCAGTCTCAATACCCTGCAGAGCCAGATCCAGAACCTGCAGCAGCAGATCAACGCCCGACCCTAG
- a CDS encoding alkene reductase, with amino-acid sequence MTTLFDPITLGDLELPNRIIMAPLTRCRADEGRVPNALMAEYYVQRASAGLILSEATSVTPMGVGYPDTPGIWSDEQVRGWTNVTKAVHGAGGRIFLQLWHVGRISHPTYLNGELPVAPSAIQPKGHVSLVRPITEYPTPRALETEEIADIVEAYRTGAENAKAAGFDGVEIHGANGYLLDQFLQSSTNQRTDRYGGSLENRARLLLEVTDAAIEVWGANRVGVHLAPRADAHDMGDADRAETFTYVARELGKRGVAFICSREMEADDSIGALIKDAFGGPYIVNERFDKASANAALANGKADAVAFGIPFIANPDLPARLAADAPLNEAHPETFYAKGPVGYIDYPRM; translated from the coding sequence ATGACCACGCTCTTCGATCCGATCACCCTGGGCGACCTCGAGCTGCCCAACCGCATCATCATGGCCCCGCTGACCCGCTGCCGCGCCGACGAAGGCCGCGTGCCCAACGCGCTGATGGCCGAGTACTACGTGCAACGGGCCAGCGCCGGCCTGATCCTCAGCGAGGCCACCTCGGTGACGCCCATGGGCGTCGGCTATCCGGACACGCCGGGCATCTGGTCCGACGAACAGGTACGCGGCTGGACCAACGTCACCAAGGCCGTACACGGCGCCGGCGGGCGCATCTTCCTGCAGTTGTGGCATGTGGGCCGTATCTCCCACCCCACCTACCTGAACGGTGAGCTGCCGGTGGCCCCGAGCGCGATCCAGCCCAAAGGCCATGTCAGCCTGGTTCGCCCGATCACCGAGTACCCGACGCCACGCGCCCTGGAAACCGAGGAGATCGCCGACATCGTCGAGGCCTACCGCACCGGTGCCGAGAACGCCAAGGCGGCCGGCTTCGACGGCGTGGAAATCCATGGCGCCAACGGCTACCTGCTCGACCAGTTCCTGCAAAGCAGCACCAACCAGCGCACCGACCGATATGGCGGCTCGCTGGAGAACCGTGCGCGTCTGCTGCTGGAAGTGACCGACGCGGCCATCGAGGTGTGGGGTGCCAACCGTGTGGGCGTGCACCTGGCGCCACGGGCCGATGCCCACGACATGGGCGACGCTGACCGCGCCGAGACCTTCACCTACGTCGCCCGGGAACTGGGCAAGCGTGGCGTGGCGTTCATCTGCTCACGGGAAATGGAAGCCGACGACAGCATCGGCGCGCTGATCAAGGACGCCTTCGGCGGCCCGTACATCGTCAACGAGCGCTTCGACAAGGCCAGCGCCAATGCCGCCCTGGCCAACGGCAAGGCTGACGCGGTGGCCTTCGGCATCCCGTTCATCGCCAACCCGGACCTGCCCGCCCGCCTGGCCGCCGATGCCCCCTTGAACGAAGCACACCCGGAAACCTTCTATGCCAAGGGGCCGGTGGGGTACATCGATTACCCACGGATGTAA
- a CDS encoding ArsR/SmtB family transcription factor, which yields MPLDLDEIIKALAHPVRREILTWLKDPAAQFPDQYHSTEHGVCAGQIDQRCGLSQSTVSAHLATLQRAGLITSQKIGQWHFFKRNEETIQAFLEQMSQEL from the coding sequence ATGCCTCTCGACCTCGACGAAATCATAAAGGCCCTCGCCCACCCGGTACGGCGAGAAATCCTCACCTGGCTGAAGGACCCGGCGGCGCAGTTTCCCGACCAGTACCACAGTACCGAGCACGGCGTGTGTGCCGGGCAGATCGACCAACGCTGCGGCCTGTCGCAGTCAACCGTCTCCGCCCACCTGGCCACCCTGCAGCGCGCGGGGCTGATCACCAGCCAGAAGATCGGCCAGTGGCACTTCTTCAAACGCAACGAAGAAACCATCCAGGCCTTCCTCGAGCAGATGAGCCAGGAGCTCTGA
- a CDS encoding ACP phosphodiesterase, whose protein sequence is MNYLAHLHLGGNEPQQLLGSLYGDFVKGSLEGRFPPALEAAIRLHRRIDSYTDSHPLVLAALARFPQERRRYAGIILDVFFDHCLARHWSDYAEQPLAAFTQGFYRVLLAEPELPGRLARIAPFMAADDWLGAYGDFATLEQVFNGIARRLSRPEGMSGVMQELEALYEPLMADFREFYPQLQGFAAAGR, encoded by the coding sequence ATGAACTACCTTGCACACCTTCATCTTGGCGGCAACGAGCCGCAGCAGTTGCTGGGCAGCCTGTATGGCGATTTCGTCAAAGGCTCGCTCGAAGGGCGTTTCCCGCCTGCGCTGGAGGCCGCGATCCGCCTGCACCGGCGCATCGACAGCTATACCGACAGCCATCCGCTGGTGCTGGCGGCCTTGGCGCGCTTCCCCCAGGAGCGGCGGCGCTACGCCGGCATCATCCTGGACGTGTTCTTCGACCATTGCCTGGCTCGGCATTGGAGCGACTATGCCGAGCAACCGCTGGCAGCATTCACCCAGGGCTTCTACCGGGTATTGCTGGCCGAGCCCGAATTGCCAGGGCGTCTGGCGCGGATTGCGCCGTTCATGGCCGCCGACGACTGGTTGGGCGCCTATGGCGACTTCGCCACGCTGGAGCAGGTGTTCAACGGGATTGCCCGGCGCTTGTCGCGGCCGGAGGGGATGAGCGGGGTGATGCAGGAGCTGGAGGCGCTGTACGAGCCACTGATGGCGGATTTCCGGGAATTTTATCCACAGCTGCAGGGGTTCGCGGCGGCGGGCAGGTGA
- a CDS encoding lysophospholipid acyltransferase family protein: MPSLRVLARLSRLVLVLLLGMAMASIIALGERLGLAASIERRQRWTRLFMQRLVAALPLDVRVVGSLPQQPMLWVSNHVSWIDIPLLGMLTPLSFLSKAEVRHWPLAGWLAEKAGTLFIRRGGGDGQRLSQQIGNQLGEHRPLLIFPEGTTTDGRSVRTFHGRLLAGAIDQGTPVQPVAIQYLRAGEPDPIAPFIGDDDLVSHLIRLFDQPRSEVVIHLLQPIASAGKERAALAYQAQQAVHLALFGVEDSWSVPRRQARAA, translated from the coding sequence ATGCCGAGCCTGCGGGTACTGGCCCGCCTGTCCCGCCTGGTGCTGGTCCTGCTGCTGGGCATGGCCATGGCCAGCATCATCGCCTTGGGCGAACGCCTGGGCCTGGCTGCCTCCATCGAACGTCGCCAACGCTGGACGCGCCTGTTCATGCAGCGCCTGGTCGCGGCCCTGCCCTTGGACGTACGCGTGGTGGGCAGCCTGCCGCAGCAGCCGATGCTGTGGGTCAGCAACCATGTGTCGTGGATCGACATTCCCCTGCTCGGCATGCTCACGCCGTTGTCATTCCTGTCCAAGGCCGAAGTGCGTCACTGGCCATTGGCCGGCTGGCTGGCGGAAAAAGCCGGTACGCTGTTCATCCGCCGCGGCGGTGGCGACGGCCAGCGCCTGTCCCAGCAGATCGGCAACCAGTTGGGTGAACACAGGCCCTTGCTGATCTTCCCCGAAGGCACCACCACCGATGGCCGAAGCGTGCGCACCTTCCACGGCCGCCTGCTCGCTGGAGCCATCGACCAGGGCACACCGGTACAACCGGTGGCGATCCAGTACCTGCGCGCTGGCGAGCCGGACCCGATCGCGCCGTTCATTGGCGACGACGACCTGGTCTCGCACCTGATCCGCCTGTTCGACCAACCGCGCAGCGAGGTGGTCATCCACTTGCTGCAGCCGATCGCGAGTGCCGGCAAGGAACGGGCGGCCCTGGCGTATCAGGCGCAGCAGGCGGTTCACCTGGCGTTGTTCGGGGTCGAGGACAGCTGGAGCGTGCCACGGCGCCAGGCGCGGGCGGCCTGA
- the olsB gene encoding L-ornithine N(alpha)-acyltransferase, translating to MTRIARSGDNSTERRLQAERLVGAAALQEAQALRFKVFSAEFQAKLKGAEQGLDMDDYDVHCRHIGVRDLATGRLVATTRLLDHQAASSLGRFYSEEEFSLHGLLQLQGPILELGRTCVDPAYRNGGTIAVLWGELAEVLNEGRYSYLMGCASIPMQDGGVQAHAIMQRLRERYLCTEHLRAEPKNPLPSLALPGNVIAEMPPLLKAYMRLGAKICGEPCWDEDFQVADVFILLKRDDLCPRYARHFKAAV from the coding sequence ATGACTCGGATCGCTCGCTCTGGCGACAACAGCACTGAACGCCGTCTGCAAGCCGAACGCCTGGTCGGCGCCGCGGCGCTGCAGGAAGCACAGGCCCTGCGTTTCAAGGTGTTCAGCGCCGAATTTCAGGCCAAGCTCAAGGGCGCTGAGCAGGGCCTGGACATGGATGACTACGATGTCCATTGCCGCCACATCGGCGTGCGCGACCTGGCCACCGGCCGCCTGGTGGCCACCACCCGCCTGCTCGACCATCAGGCCGCCAGCAGCCTGGGCCGCTTCTACAGCGAAGAGGAATTCAGCCTGCACGGCCTGCTGCAACTGCAGGGGCCGATCCTGGAACTGGGTCGCACCTGCGTCGACCCGGCCTACCGAAACGGCGGCACCATCGCCGTGCTCTGGGGCGAGCTTGCCGAAGTGCTCAACGAAGGTCGCTACAGCTACTTGATGGGTTGCGCCAGCATTCCCATGCAGGATGGCGGCGTACAGGCCCACGCCATCATGCAACGACTGCGCGAACGCTACCTGTGCACCGAGCACCTGCGCGCCGAGCCGAAGAACCCCCTGCCGAGCCTGGCCCTACCGGGCAACGTGATCGCCGAGATGCCGCCCTTACTCAAGGCCTACATGCGCCTGGGCGCCAAGATCTGCGGCGAGCCGTGCTGGGACGAGGACTTCCAGGTCGCCGACGTGTTCATCCTGCTCAAGCGCGACGACCTCTGCCCACGCTACGCCCGCCACTTCAAGGCGGCGGTGTGA
- a CDS encoding acyl-CoA dehydrogenase family protein, with translation MAWLQRLNDPYRQPLAATLGEGHGVLLERLGPVTPFELAVLGGRAMATPGLAFLVGYQAALRVLWPSAPASLGALCATERRSVRPADMHTRLEDLRLTGRKDFVTAGLEAEWLLVAARSEGQGEAPRLQLAVVYPGEPGVTLEPLPTLPLMPEVGHARLQLHQASCELLAGDGWDAYVKPFRSLEDLYVLAALAAWLYGVGQESNWPQDLQLRLLGLLGGCAEGSRQCADSAACHLLLGGLFAQFHSLHDALDKALAAGPAQWAQLWQRDQGVLALATAAREKRLQKAWAAAGLS, from the coding sequence ATGGCCTGGTTGCAACGACTCAACGACCCTTATCGGCAACCCCTGGCAGCCACCCTGGGCGAAGGCCATGGCGTATTGCTCGAGCGGCTAGGCCCCGTCACACCGTTCGAACTCGCCGTACTGGGCGGCCGGGCGATGGCCACCCCGGGCCTGGCATTCCTGGTTGGCTACCAGGCGGCGTTGCGCGTGCTCTGGCCCAGCGCCCCTGCCAGCCTGGGCGCCCTGTGCGCCACCGAGCGGCGCAGCGTACGGCCGGCGGATATGCACACCCGCCTGGAAGACCTGCGCCTGACCGGCCGCAAGGACTTTGTCACCGCAGGCCTGGAGGCCGAATGGTTGCTGGTAGCGGCGCGCAGCGAAGGGCAGGGGGAGGCGCCACGGCTGCAACTGGCCGTGGTCTACCCGGGGGAACCCGGTGTGACGCTGGAGCCCTTGCCTACGTTGCCGTTGATGCCCGAGGTTGGGCATGCCCGCCTGCAATTGCACCAAGCCAGCTGCGAACTGCTGGCAGGCGACGGTTGGGACGCCTACGTCAAGCCCTTCCGATCCCTCGAGGACCTCTACGTGCTGGCTGCGCTGGCTGCCTGGTTGTACGGCGTCGGCCAGGAGAGCAACTGGCCGCAGGACCTGCAGTTGCGTTTGCTGGGGTTGCTCGGCGGTTGCGCCGAAGGCAGCCGGCAATGCGCCGACAGTGCGGCCTGCCACCTGTTGCTGGGGGGCCTGTTCGCCCAGTTCCACAGCTTGCATGATGCCCTCGACAAAGCGCTGGCCGCCGGCCCGGCGCAATGGGCGCAGCTGTGGCAGCGTGACCAAGGGGTGCTGGCGCTGGCCACCGCGGCTCGGGAGAAGCGTTTACAGAAAGCCTGGGCTGCCGCTGGGCTGTCATGA